ACTAACCAGTGTTCCCTCAATATTTTCTTTAGATTTTGCCACGTTCATGTCAGGTTTCTGCTGCTATTAAAGTTGCCCCTCTGGCCCTCTCTTATGTCTGTAAGCCAGATTGCATATTATATCTTATCTGCTGCACAATCTCTGCACCAACAGAGAATTCCTCAACTCTTCCTGCCAGCATAGGAAGTGTCCAGTGTCAAGTTAACCACCAAACCCAAGAAACTTCACCTTCATTGGATAATCCAAGCCCTTGAGCAGCCTCCTATGAGAATTAATTCATCGATCTCTGTGATTAAGCTATCAGCTTTGGCTACTCATTCAATATAGATTGTATGAAAAGTTTCAATCACCTCAATCATAAGCACCAATCATGACATTAATTGGTGTAAAGCATAAACATGGATTGGTTCTCCCACAAATGATTGGCTGAGAATAATGTGCTGAGTTGATGAATCTAAACAAGGCTCTCAtcacatattgatttcatgaggcACCAGGAGATAGTTGCCGCTGGTTCTATGGTTGGAACTTGAAAGTCACTCGAAGAATGGCCGCTGAGTGCAACTTTTGTAGAGACCATCACGGGAAGGTCCAATCAGGAGCACCTTATACTCTACCAATTTTCTGCATCATCATTAATTTAAAGTAAATACGAAAGTAGAACTCGGCTCAACTAGGCCCTAAGCTCAAACTAATCGGGATCCACTACATGAATCGTTTCCTCTATTCTGCTCGGTTTAGAAATATGAAAAGCAGAACTGCTCCGCAATTTAATTGGATTTTAAATAAAACTTAATAGACCTGTACTAGCTTTGAAACTCTCAAATGAGAAAAATGATCCACTAGTTACAGTGAGTGAACTAGAATCAATTCCCAAAGAGTTCCCTTGAAAAGAGAAGGGGAACAAGTAAACTAGTTATCTAATTAGGACAGAGCTAAACGTTTAATTGGAACTCCTCTCATCAGTACATGCACTGGGAATAGGTTCTGGAAGGTGCCACCATATTTctcaggaaaaaaaataaaagaaaaaagaaaaaatcttaccAAAGACTGATACAGAAGtaatttggatcaaataaaaatacACCCTAATATGTACAACATCAACATTGCACATGGAAGAAGCTTGACATGATGAGCATGCACATAAAAACATATTAAGAAATTTTAAAATGATATCTAGAAGTAACAATTCTTAGGTAGACATATCTTCATTTTAACTCGTGTTTTAACAATTATCATATTATGTTTCTGCAAAGAAATGCCACCAAATGATTCCTGTCTGACTAGATTCATCAATAGTATAGAAAAACAAATTTCATGATGACCATTAAATAACCCATCAACATTACAAATTCTTATTTTTACTTAATAGCCAAATTTCCCAATATCATAAGTCCGCAAAATTTGTgaatctttctttttccttttgggTAAACCAGCGTTTTTGCTACAACTGGTCACAATCATCACAAACTTCAAAAGGTTGCCAACATCATCAAAAATCATAAACGTAAATCTTAACCAACCTATGCACAGAAAACCAAAAAATTAACAACTGATTGATTATGGACAAAAAATTAACAATGAAAAATATGCATTTAGTCCACCCCAAAACAGACATACATGACTCTAACCTCAGGACATATCAGAGGgggaaaattcaaaaaaaaaaaaaaatcatcaatccaaaaaaaattcgaCGTTTCCTATCGACTAATATCACCAAAAGCAAGAGAAAACTCCGAAACCCCCACTCGTATCTACAGCGCAACTAAAAGTGAAATACAACTCAAGAACCAAAATTGCATGGAAAATCAGAAACCTTCACCGATTCCCATCGATCAGTGCTTCAAAATGACCCAAAAAATCGAAGAAATCGCATAAAAAACCGGAAAAGAATTATAAAAGTATTAGAAAAAGGGGATCAGAAAAGAAGGGAGCGGTCATCTCACCCATGGATTCGTGAGAGCAGAATCGATCGAGAACAAACTCGgaatcccctctctctctctctctctctccttttcgacaaagtgaaaaataattaattaattataacttCGAATGTTTCGCCTTCTTGAATGAAAAGCACCGCATAAGTCTACGCATTTCTGCGAACGCGCTCCGTTCCACCACCCCCCCCGGGCCCCGGTGTCACATCAAGCAGATCTCTAACCGTCGGTAGACTAGTGGACGATCATCATCCTCTCCTGGGCAATGGGATGATGAGACGGCTGGAATCGTCCGATCTCACAGTCGGTTGATTTGACGGTATAATAAACTGCCAGGTCAAGAGAATCCGAGTTCACGTCTCACTGGAATCTTTGACTACGAGGACCTGGAACGGTGTGTGGGTTCTCTTGTTTAAATGGTTCCAGCGGATAAAGACAAGATGGGAGAAGGGAGTCGTGGGAACACCCGAGACGGTGATGGGGCCAATCAGAAGAcctggtcggtcggtcggtcgcttTGCTGGGCCAGGCGTAATCAGACACGTATGTTGGATGATGCATGATCGTACCTTGCTCAATTAATTTTGGAGTCCATCAATTGGACCACTTTGATTTCATGACGCAATCCAAGCAAGTAAAAGAAAAATGGGAGAAAAACATTCAAAGAGGCAAGAAATTATTAGGTGGATCATGTCAATTATTGACTtaggatgaaaaaattttattaaataatttcaatatttttttcccTAGATTCGCGGTGGATCTGATCCACTTAGTAATTTCTCCATAGGGATATTTATTAGAATTTAAGGACACACAACTCAACTTTCAATTGGATCACCTTACATGATTTCATGAGGTAAGCTAAGCAAGAGAGCAATTGGAGACTCATAGAGACACTTCATTAGAAATTAGGAACACCTAATTGCAAGATCTGCCGGTGACCTTACAAATTAGGAACACCTAAGTGCATTACATGAGATTGTTGTTTATCCATTTTGCCCCATATACATCAGTACAAATAAAATTGCAAGTGCAATTGTCATGCATTTGCGATCCACATAAGCTTTATATAGGAATTACATTCAATCCAACTTTGTAATCTAACATCTCTTTTcctataaaagaataaaatattgtTACATTGTGGTTGTTCATACTCATCTAATTTCAGTATAATTTATCATAACTCAAATCTAGGCACAAAATCACAAAGCTTTAAACTCAATAATATAAAAGAATACTGCTAAATTCCAAGTAATATGAAGGACCCTTCTAAACTTATGGACCCTAGTTACAATCTACCAAAAAACAGTTATCAGAGAGCAATTAAGTTTCAGGCTATCATATCAATCTCAGTTCTAACTTCCTTGATGATCACAAAGTTGCATCATTTTAATGGTGTTATGCATTTTTCATGTTTCTTGACATTTTATTCATTATTCTCCATCTgtaacttttaaaaaaataatcattacCCTACATGgcatgcttatcatcttaagttTGTATTGCATTCAATCTTTGACTAGTTAGATCACTCAAAATGGTCCCCAAAATTAAGGATGGATAACAATCAACTTAGGGTAGTAATATGATAGTGCTACTTTGATTGCATTAAAAACTTATCTCACTTTATCACACCACATAAGCATTTGCTATCCATTGTGATCGCTAACAATTGCTATTATTAGGGACCTGTTTGGGCACTTTGAATCCAATATCTGTAGATAAATTAATATCCAAATAAAAGTAGGAGAGATGGGAAGGGGTGAGAGGCATCAGAGAAATGCAACTCAATTATTGAGCACACAAACAGATATAAAATCCTTGGTTGCATATAAATTATCCATAGGGCAAAATGACCTAAGAAAACTAGAACAGTTGATTAGTTCCCTTCTCGTTTAGACAAAGCTCTCAAGAAAGTTTATTTCTTGATGACTAATTTTCTTAATTACAAGCaagttttggcctaaaaataaacATTCTTCCCAATTAATGTTCAGATTTAAACTCTCTCTCTTTACCTTACTATTAGCCATTGTGTCCACGTGTCATCTAGCATGAGTCATGCCCCAATATAGCAATTATAtacattccttttttttttttaggtagaAAATATTGTACATTTTTTGAATTGCCTTTTTCCTCCCTCTTCCGTAGGAAACGTTCATAGGTGACAAGCTAAATAATAAAGGCGATACTCTTCTCAGTATCCATAATAGTCTCGCTCCTCAAATCCCAATGAAAGTAAGATTTGAACTAAATCTTAATATAACATTAGTTAGTTTACTACCTGGAAATCAAGCACGTTCCTTCAATTTTACTAGTGGTCATTTTGTTAAATATTGCGCCATTTTGTTAAATATTGCAGATATAAATATTCTGAAGAAAACTTGCTTGACATTTTCTCCTTCCAATATTGCATTCCTTCCCATCTCCAGAAGAGGTCAACTGGCGGATTGCTCAAGCTTTGGGCTAACTTCTTTAAATTTTGTTGCTGTGGAATGTCTGTCAATGTGATTATAAAGTTCACCTGTAGAGAATCAGTTGAATTGATGCATTTGATGAGCAATCAAATGTATCCAAATCCTTGATATCTTTTAGATTTATGGAGAACCCAGTCTACCTTCCATTGCATGTTtcttgatttgaaaattttatcaAACTAAGCAATGTCCATATTATCAGAAATGGATAGACTTTATTGTCAAGTCATTGGAGGTAATATTTACGACCTTCATTGTGTTCATGCAAAAAGTTTCTCAAGCCTAGTATCAGATGGTGAGCTTAGTGGATCATGGGCAGATTTGCAGATTAATTACTTCTACAAAGAACAAAACTAACACATTTACCACTGGATAATTCTCCAGTTCAAAAGAATATCCACTTCTCAGTTCAATTTAGGGAAATAATATATGCCCCTTCGCAAGCACAATCCCAGATATCCAGGACAAATTCGATCAGAGTGAGAGATTTTAAAGACAATTAAGGGACCTTCATtcatttcttcttgttcttccttCTGGGTCGCTAAACCCTGCAAGCCAGGTTTGAATCAGACTCTTGGAAAGTTGCTATATCTGGGTTCAGGCAGTTATGAACAATCAACAAATTTATGCCTTCCTGGTTCATAATATCATAATCTAAAACCTATTCCTCATCAAATATGGTGCCAGGCTAAGAGTACAACTTAAATTTGAAAAGGCTGCATGGCTTTCCAGCATATATGAGTTCTTATAATATCTGAGAGATCTTTTTCCTAGGAAAAAGAATTACAGTTTCTTCTTCCTGTGCATCTGACATCTCTTGACGCCTAGTTTCAGCATTTATCATCCTCAGCATTAAAAAGTCGACTTTCAAAACCAAGAACCCAAAGTTTGAAGATCAGATCACAAATCTGGCTCACACTGCAGCTAAAAACTATGTCTAATTGCAAAAGTTTGTTTGAAGCCTAGATTTTCAAGACAGATCTGACAATCACATAGCAGCAACAAACTCGTCTCAATTTGAACGATGGTATCCAGAGGCAATTTTAACACTTGCACTACCAAGCTTCATTGTATTCACGGATCCAAATCAGTTCTGCTCGTGTTACAGGAAGAGTGAGTAAAAACGCCCAGTCTGGTGCATATTTAACTAAATATCAGGTTTcctcaaagagagagagagagagagatctcagGTTGGCAAAATAGAATGACAGTATCATACACACATACATGTAACCCGAGGTGTAGGTCCATGGCCCGAGCATCAAAAACTTGCTCACTAGCAGACTTgggaaaattttttaaatatcacgcAAGTACAAGGTGCAATCAGTCCACACTGCCCGAGCATTGACAGAATTTCGCATGCATTACCAGCCCAACAATGgtcaaagttcaaattttttaGCACCATTACTAACGTATCAGACCATGGATAAAAATGAGTTTACTAGCAAACAATGAAAAGGATTATAGAGAATAACACAACCTGCCCATAAGAGTTTCCAATACTAATATAAAAGTTGACAATTATAAAGTGAATGGAGAAATCCTAAAACCAAAAATGCCAAAGACCATAACCAAAATCTCTTCATTGATGACAGGGACCAGAACTGCAGCAACTCATCAAGGTACAAGGACAATCCGGCCCGCTACTTGATCTAGGTCACGTTGCCCCTGGGAAGTTATTTTCCTCCCACTGAAATATGATAAAAGAAAACACCTTGAGCAACTATGCATAATCCAAAAGATAAGTGGTTTGCAGAGAGTAATTTGCTAAACCACGAAAAACCAATTATCTCACTcaacattaaaaaataaaaaaataataaaatgcaGACAACACACCCTCTTGGATCAATGTCAATAATGTTCATATTCTGCAACTGCTGCAAGATGTGGCGAGCTATTGCACCACTGCTCTTGCAAAAATGTGGTGGACGGGATCCATTTCTCTTGCGCCCTCCATAAATCTTCTGGAAACCACCAACACCAATACCCTGTCTCAGATAGATCTTTCTTGCCATGGAAGCTGCAAAACCAATAGAACATGTGTAACTTTTGAAATGCTGGATGGAGTAATGACCACTTGCTTCAGAGTACATCATTGGGATAATACTCAAAATGTATGAAAGACAATAACCATATGAAGGCTCATTACCAGCTCTGATGTAGTACCAATCAGGGTCATAAGGAGCAAGCTCCTTGAACCTCCCAGTCTTAACAATATCTGTCCAGTGCGGAAGTTCCATCTATTCACAGAATCAAAGTTGATcattaaaattaataagaaaagTTCGCGAACTGTCCACTGAATCTGAATGCAAGTCAAAGCTAGCATTTTTTTTAATGCTGTAGCTAATGCACAAATGCCTCTGCAGAGCACTGCAATTTTTTCCAATTCACATATAGATCCCCCCATTAAATGTTTTGGCACACTAGATGTTGGCTGACATTATATGTATTCTGCATCTAAGAATATAAAATACATGTGGAAAGGTATAAGAggggtaaaatattaaaaattaaaaattaaaaagtagtCCTCGGTTTGACAAAAGGAACAATTTATAAAACcaacaccacccccccccccccacacaaaaaaaaaaaaagaaaaaaaagtaaagcaaatttttctttcaaaagtggGTATTGAAAATCTTAGTTACAATCAAAAAACTACCTAgcatatctattatatatatataaaaacggAGCAACCGCGTTAAGGCGTCTCCATTCGACACGTGGCTAAACAGTTGCATGACAcgtggctaaaaaaaaaaaaaaaaaaggctcgaACGATGGAGAGAGGGCCGGCCCCTCAACTCCCCACTACCACGACTACTCCGACGACACCGTTCACGTTCCCGGATCACGCCCTCACAACTCTCTTGTGCACTGCCACGACGCCACgcagaagaggagaaaaaaaagaccTAACGCTAGATTCAGCAGGAAGGGGACGAGCGAAGAAACCTTGAGCCTCACCCCAGGAGTTGGAGAAATTTACAATTTTTCCCTCTAAGTTTCTTCTCCCCTCCCTCCTCTATCCAGCGAGCCCTCCAGAGAAAAAAACCATCGCAACGAGTCTGCGATGCGCTTTCATTTGTTTTCCTGCTCTCCCTCTCTCCGCCCCctcctgctctctctctctctctctctctctcctgtcTCCCCTCTCTCCGCCGCACCCCCggccttttatttctttttcattttaattTGAGTTTCGAGCCCGGCAACTGTTGGGCGGGGAgcggggattttttttttctttctttctttttttctgagTTGCAGTAGGAGACTTGAAAAAGTAAATAATATCGGTGGAGAAAGCGTAAGCTCCTCTCCATCGGCAATCGGGGAAGGAAGAGAAGGGAGGAAGGAGATGGGCCTAGCGGATTCGGGTTTTGGGTCCCAACCCGATCAGAAATCTTACATAGATCTATTTATTTAAACAGAGAATCTTGCATTTAGGCCCTTAATAAAGGCTATATTCAATTAAGCCCTTTTGACAATTGACTGAACCAAACCATGTTGAGTTAATTTAGTTTAGGGGTGTTTTGCAATTAAACCCTGACaaagtatttattatataaaggCCTTTTTCTACTGGATCTCCACATTTTTGGCTTTGAACCCaaggacaaaaaaaaatattaattgggATTGTCCCCATGGGTCAACTACTACAATCATGcatataaatacaaatacaatATGACTATTGCCTACCTCCTACTATTACTTAACCatccattcttaaatgcatacaAAACAGACACAAACTACTAATCTCAGATATATATAAACCATCATTGTCTCTTAGTCATTCTAGATGAAATTCTGAGCTACTGGGATTAAGAAGTTATTAACAATTCAACTATCAGAAAATTTGTCTCTACCTTTTCTCTGGAGTAAGTCTTTAATAATGACTGaaaattcaataaaataaaaaattatataataataaaatatatattatttttattgatagacTATGAAGAAAAGAGATATATGTGGGATGCAAATAGGTGGTCATGTTAATGATGAAGATTCCGAAACAATTAATGCTGAAAATATTGATTTAAGAAATGATTTCTCTGTCAGTAAAATATAGAAATGATTATGTTACTTCTTATTATTatgttatttaaatattttaggtTTATGTtttaatttgaaatatttgatatcatctatgatgtcttttatattatgttaaatttttaatttataaaaatattatttgaagaaataaatacATGCCGTGCATCGCACGGGGTTCTAAGCTAGTTTTAATAAGAACTAAGTTCCAAGAGATATATGTAATGTGTTGTCAAAAAACATCTGAAAATGCAGCACACAGAAGTCAGCCTTAGGGTAGACCTGAGCACCTTGGGCCCAACTCACTTGGCTAGTAATTGGGTGAAGCAGGGTGCAGGGTAGAGCTTTTTGGCCTGATGGGCCAGGCCTGGCTCAAGTTTCTAGATTTTTAGCTAACATGACCTCAACTGACTCGTAAAACATTGTTAGAACATTTAATATAGCcaatattcagattttttttccttttctggcAATTGTGTGCTGTATTTCTATATATTAACCTAACATTTTAACCctaaattataatttaatcacAGGGCATGAGCAGCTCAGGATTGACTCAACTCCAACACAGTTTAGGCTTGACTCAATTAGAAACCAGCCAGGCTCAAACTGGTTTTGCGGCTTGGCTTATAATGCTTGGCTTATAAATAAGCCAAGCCTGAAAAGGGTTGACTTAAAGAATTATTGGGAAGCTAAGCCCAACATGTTAAATGATTGGCTTAGAGCTTTTATGAGTGGAGTTCAAGTCTGGCTTAGAGCTCAAGCCAAGCTCAACCAGCTCACTTATTGACCTAGCTGAGCCCAAGCATCCGGTATTCAGCTCAGCTTGTTTACACCCCTATCTAATTAGGAGAAGGTATGCTTGACCTCTCccccttcctccctctccttcAAACCAAAAGTTTATCAAAAAACCTCCACACACAAGCCAATGGTTCGATGAGAATACGATTACCTCATTCCTTGCCTCTCCCTTCACTGCCCCCCTGGCGGGGCTAGGCATCGACACCAACATAGCCACCTAGACCACACACAGCTCCCCCTACCTCATCAAGCATTGCCAATTGCGCTACCTTACCGAACCAAACCACCCCATAAGGTCAGCACTTGTCCATCGGCAGACTCGTTCCTCCCTTCCTCCATCCCAACATCATCTCCACTTTCAATCTTGCTTTTGGTTCCTCTCACCTCCTCTCTCAAGCTAACTTTAGAACTCTAAAACCCAATGCCAATGGAGAAGTCCATGATAGTCCAAAATTAACCCCCAATACACAATACAAAAAATTCATGTCTACTCCAGTCTAATTCTAATTGACTTTCATCACCTATGGATGTATAGGTCATATTTGGCGACACCCAACACATGTTGTGTAAAAGAGAATGAGCTTGTCCACTGAAAGTTCCATGATGACAGGGAATTAACACCATAAATAAAGCATCATGCAAAAGTCAATGAAGAACCAATTAATAATctattctctccctctctctctctcccctcccccCCTCTTAGGCTTCCGTCAAAAGAGCCTAAAGACCTTGTATGGCAAGTACCGAGGGACTCAAACAGCAGTACAGCAGCTTAAGGTCATGAGGCCAGCAAGTGTGTGAAAGTAATTCTGACTATATATCTGCAACTTTCGGAAAATCACATCCTCCATGAGTAGCCTCTAAAACCTTTCAAAATGTACttcactccaaaaaaaaaaaaaaagggaggccaTAGGCATGATAATATACTCATAGGTTCACATTGCCGGAATAAATAAATACTATCCTCAACAAAAATTCAAGGTTACTCTGGCCAATGGTGTGCCTTTTGAACTCAGATCTACCAATACGAGTGGAACTCAAAACCAAAACTGCTAAAAATACCTATTTGAGAAAGAGAGATTATCCACCGCATCAGGCCCACTTTGATGATTTTGGATTGAGATACCCTTTCCTTTGTTACTTGTCAGCAAAGAACACATTTAAACAAATGGGAACAAAAGAATTGTTCTAAAATTTTAACAAACCTAAATCTCCATAAACAGATTAAACAAGATCTTTAGGAGACAAAAAAAGGTTGTACCCGAAagcgaataaaaaaaaaaaatatgcgtcTCTATGATCGAACGGAAAGAAATCCAACgtaaatgaaaaaaatgaaattaaaagaatagaATTGACCGAGCTAGAAAGATCATGCAAGACAACATTAACTGATCGAATCCCAGACAAAGAAACTTGTAAGAAAACAACCTCGAAAATGCATAAAACCGCCATTTTTAGAGGGAAAAGCGCTTGTACGAGGAAAACATCGGTCCGTGAAGAGATTTAGATTCGAAAATTAGGAGCTAGCGAAGGAAAGAAATCGAACCTTTCCGGATCGCTTGAGGTGGGCGGCATACGCCTTCACGAAATCGTGAGGCGAGACGTCCTTCACGGTTCTAGAAGCCGCCTCCATGATCCAAGCTAGGGTTGCACGACGCCTCGAGAGTGCTTGGAGGTTTAAATAGGGGTGGCAACCGGATCGGATCGGGTCAGATACGAACCGGATCAAAATTCGGCCATCCAAACCCAACTTATTTAGTAAGAGaatgaataatttatatatgTCCAATGTAACATAATCTGGcacatataatttatttattaaataaattaaattaaattaaatagattaaatgagtCAGATTAaacatattaaatattattttaaaaaaatttagatagattaaataggttgatctaatttaattattaaataaatagattaaatggatcaaagaTCTAAACTTGAACTCAATCCATTTAATAAGCAGATCAAGATGGGTTGTTCTATTTATGATCCAAATTCATTTGTAttaaatccaaatctatttaaaaTAGATTACTCGTGGGTCAAATTGACAGATCCAATCATAAATTGTCATCCTTAAATTTAAATGAGCTCCTTCTGATTGAAGATTAGATCTAACGGTTCTTGTATCATATACCAAACTGCATCACAAAACCACAAggtttattaaaagaaaatatctTGTGTGATCCATGGCATGTGATGCAATTCAATCTGTAATACTATTGGCCCCTTCGCATacaatatatttttcaaaaataattaaagatGATATAGTTCTCCAGATATCAAGGAGAAACAAACGAAACAATCACTCAATTTTATGATCCACATCATAGTTTTCGAGTCAACTCTGCCATGAGAATTATAGTATCATAAAAAACTTGATTTGGACTAAACTTCTATTTGGTACAAAAAATAGattggagaaagaaaagaaaggatgaATGGGGGAGAGCATGGATAATTCTTCCATCCATCCTTCTGTGTGTTGGTGAAATATAGGAAGAATGAAAGAGAAAATAGATGATATTTATATGACATTTTCACTAAACTAtcttttgataagaaaatattattattatcaatttataataattatttatattaaaaaagataatatattttttaaaatatttataatttataattataaaaaattatataaatatttaatttaatttaatttagtttaataaataattttatgaattaattatataaaaattaatctaataattaattatatttatttgttatataaataactaattaacttatagtctaattaaaatatttcataaattttatataaatagttaactaaaaaatagtgaatataaataaaaaaatagaagataattttaattatttacttataattataaaaattatgttctaaaattaaaatatagtaataaatttaataacattgataaaattaaaaatttggttgATAGAAGTATGGATAATGTTTAACAAATATGATTCGAAGTTCTTATATGGCAATCAAATTTAATATTA
This genomic window from Elaeis guineensis isolate ETL-2024a chromosome 13, EG11, whole genome shotgun sequence contains:
- the LOC105055981 gene encoding small ribosomal subunit protein eS19x, giving the protein MEAASRTVKDVSPHDFVKAYAAHLKRSGKMELPHWTDIVKTGRFKELAPYDPDWYYIRAASMARKIYLRQGIGVGGFQKIYGGRKRNGSRPPHFCKSSGAIARHILQQLQNMNIIDIDPRGGRKITSQGQRDLDQVAGRIVLVP